The following coding sequences are from one Devosia neptuniae window:
- a CDS encoding MarR family winged helix-turn-helix transcriptional regulator — MALSALFLDIFRANGRLIAAGDQLIAPLGLTSARWQVLGAVAMASTPQPVAHLARDMGLARQGVQRIVNELADEDFVAFEDNPHHRRAKLVRLTPRGQQVMAAAHKLQRPWVDVLAAGLDASKIAIAAEVLETLRNRLEDGTNPEGADQD; from the coding sequence ATGGCCCTGAGCGCTCTGTTCCTCGATATCTTCCGCGCCAACGGCCGGCTGATCGCCGCCGGGGATCAACTCATCGCGCCGCTCGGCCTCACCAGCGCTCGCTGGCAGGTACTGGGCGCCGTTGCCATGGCCAGCACGCCCCAGCCCGTTGCCCATCTTGCCCGCGACATGGGCCTGGCCCGTCAGGGCGTGCAGCGCATTGTCAACGAGCTGGCCGACGAGGATTTCGTTGCCTTTGAAGACAATCCCCATCACCGCCGCGCCAAGCTGGTCCGCCTGACGCCGAGGGGGCAGCAGGTCATGGCCGCCGCCCACAAGCTGCAACGCCCCTGGGTCGATGTCCTCGCCGCCGGCCTCGACGCGAGCAAAATCGCTATCGCCGCCGAAGTGCTCGAAACCCTGCGCAATCGCCTCGAAGACGGCACCAACCCAGAAGGGGCGGATCAGGACTAA
- a CDS encoding antibiotic biosynthesis monooxygenase, whose protein sequence is MNAHTQLQHGSVYRIDKFAVPVAAREEFLAQIEETKVFLDTQAGCLQNLVLEVQSGSDRFNFLTVVEWDSAAAFEKAKAAMGEVRRVSGFDPRAFLGRLGVEADMSNYGVIG, encoded by the coding sequence ATGAACGCACATACACAATTACAGCATGGTTCGGTTTATCGCATCGACAAGTTCGCAGTGCCGGTGGCGGCGCGGGAGGAATTCCTGGCGCAGATCGAGGAAACCAAGGTGTTTCTCGATACACAGGCCGGGTGCCTGCAAAATCTGGTGCTGGAAGTGCAATCGGGGTCGGATCGCTTCAACTTCCTGACCGTGGTGGAATGGGACAGCGCAGCGGCATTCGAGAAGGCCAAGGCGGCGATGGGCGAGGTGCGGCGCGTCAGCGGTTTTGATCCGCGGGCGTTTCTGGGGCGGTTGGGGGTTGAGGCGGATATGTCCAATTATGGGGTGATTGGGTAG
- the era gene encoding GTPase Era, whose product MTTLPELTDTSCGFIALVGAPNAGKSTLLNALVGTKVSIVTHKAQTTRSQVRGVVTLDKAQLVFIDTPGIFAPKRRLDRAMVDSAWGGAGDADLVAFLIDAERGITPDLESLLEGLANINHPKILILNKIDTIKNEALLALSQTLNEKLHFEATFMISALKGYGVQDFMDWCIKHIPPGPWHFPEDHLTDLTMAITAAEITREKLFLRVHDEIPYNCTVETESFKIQKDGSYKIDQVVYVTRDSHKKIVLGAGGQTIKTIGQEARKELMEMYEVPIHLFLFVKVREKWGDDPERYREMGLEYPHGKG is encoded by the coding sequence ATGACCACACTCCCCGAACTCACCGACACGTCCTGCGGCTTCATCGCCCTGGTCGGCGCCCCCAATGCCGGCAAGTCGACGCTACTCAATGCTCTTGTCGGCACCAAGGTTTCCATCGTCACCCACAAGGCCCAGACCACCCGGTCCCAGGTCCGTGGCGTCGTCACGCTCGACAAGGCCCAGCTCGTCTTCATCGACACGCCCGGCATTTTCGCGCCCAAGCGTCGGCTCGATCGCGCCATGGTCGATAGCGCCTGGGGTGGGGCAGGGGATGCCGATCTGGTCGCCTTTTTGATTGATGCCGAAAGGGGGATAACCCCCGATCTTGAATCACTGCTGGAGGGGCTGGCCAATATCAACCACCCCAAAATCCTGATCCTGAACAAGATCGACACCATCAAGAACGAGGCCCTGCTGGCCCTGTCGCAGACCCTCAACGAGAAGCTGCATTTCGAGGCCACCTTCATGATCTCGGCCCTCAAGGGCTATGGCGTGCAGGACTTCATGGATTGGTGCATCAAGCACATCCCGCCCGGGCCCTGGCACTTCCCCGAGGATCACCTGACCGATCTCACCATGGCCATTACCGCCGCCGAGATCACGCGCGAAAAGCTGTTTCTGCGCGTCCATGACGAGATCCCCTATAACTGCACGGTCGAAACCGAGAGCTTCAAGATCCAGAAGGACGGCTCCTACAAGATCGATCAGGTCGTCTACGTCACCCGCGACAGCCACAAAAAGATCGTGCTCGGCGCTGGCGGTCAGACCATCAAAACCATCGGCCAGGAAGCCCGCAAGGAACTGATGGAAATGTACGAGGTGCCAATCCACCTCTTTCTATTCGTCAAAGTCCGTGAGAAATGGGGCGACGACCCCGAACGCTACCGCGAAATGGGCCTGGAATACCCCCACGGCAAGGGCTAG
- the rnc gene encoding ribonuclease III, with product MSRAARNHDKLQFRLGYRFADPDLLNRALTHSSAVSPAKRIERSYQRLEFLGDRVLGLVVADMLYRRYPKANEGELSRTLNTLVRKETCAIIARQLDLGSEMNLGDSEARTGGAEKDAILGDVTEAVIGAIYCDGGLDKAYEFVERMFEEFLADGSANKADAKTTLQEWAQARGLEPPTYTQTERTGPDHAPQFTISVSLGDFETLSATGPSKKIAEHKAAELFLIHQKVWKEPV from the coding sequence GTGAGTCGAGCTGCGCGTAATCACGACAAGCTCCAGTTCCGGCTAGGCTACCGCTTTGCCGATCCGGACTTGCTCAATCGCGCACTCACCCATTCCAGCGCCGTCTCGCCCGCCAAACGTATCGAGCGCTCCTATCAGCGCCTCGAATTCTTAGGAGACCGCGTCCTCGGCCTTGTCGTGGCCGATATGCTCTATCGCCGCTATCCCAAGGCCAATGAGGGCGAGCTGAGCCGCACGCTCAACACCCTGGTGCGCAAGGAAACCTGCGCCATCATCGCCCGCCAGCTTGATCTGGGCAGTGAAATGAACCTGGGCGATAGCGAAGCGCGTACCGGCGGCGCCGAAAAGGACGCCATCCTGGGCGACGTCACCGAAGCCGTCATCGGCGCCATCTATTGCGATGGCGGGCTGGACAAGGCCTATGAATTTGTCGAGCGCATGTTCGAGGAATTCCTGGCCGATGGCTCCGCCAACAAGGCCGATGCCAAGACCACGCTACAGGAATGGGCCCAGGCCCGTGGCCTCGAGCCCCCCACCTATACTCAGACCGAACGCACCGGTCCCGACCACGCCCCCCAATTCACCATCTCCGTCTCTCTGGGTGATTTCGAAACGCTGAGCGCCACCGGCCCTTCCAAGAAGATCGCCGAACACAAGGCCGCCGAGCTGTTCCTTATCCACCAGAAAGTCTGGAAGGAGCCCGTATGA
- the lepB gene encoding signal peptidase I, producing MSQPADKTAKKSAASEWWETIVVVVEALLIAIVLRSFLYQPFSIPTASMQQTLMIGDYFVANKFVWGYGKHSFSLGRYGDFSLLDFELPISNRIFGREPNRGDVAVFRPVPQNIEYIKRVVGLPGDRIQMREGRLYINGTMIEREELGKAQDTDSEGDTREVTVYRETFPEGTTHIIQEISDNASLDNTQEYVVPAGHYFMMGDNRDRSADSRVLSQVGYVPAVNLIAKAEARFFSIKDNLPPWQIWQWPANVRWDRMFQSVSSDQPYDTTATP from the coding sequence ATGAGCCAGCCCGCCGACAAAACCGCCAAGAAGTCCGCCGCCAGCGAGTGGTGGGAAACCATCGTGGTCGTCGTCGAGGCGCTGCTGATCGCCATCGTGCTGCGCTCCTTCCTCTATCAGCCGTTCTCCATCCCCACCGCGTCCATGCAGCAGACGCTGATGATTGGCGACTACTTCGTCGCCAACAAATTCGTCTGGGGCTATGGCAAGCATTCCTTCTCGCTCGGCCGCTATGGCGATTTCAGCCTGCTCGATTTCGAGCTGCCCATCTCCAACCGCATTTTCGGCCGCGAGCCCAACCGTGGCGATGTCGCCGTGTTCCGCCCGGTGCCGCAGAATATCGAATATATCAAGCGCGTTGTCGGCCTGCCGGGCGATCGCATCCAGATGCGCGAAGGCCGCCTCTACATCAACGGCACCATGATCGAGCGCGAAGAGCTCGGTAAGGCGCAGGACACCGATAGCGAAGGCGATACCCGCGAAGTCACCGTCTATCGCGAGACTTTCCCTGAGGGCACGACCCACATCATCCAGGAAATCTCCGACAACGCTTCGCTCGACAATACCCAGGAATATGTCGTTCCCGCCGGGCATTACTTCATGATGGGCGACAATCGCGACCGCTCCGCCGATAGCCGTGTGCTCAGCCAGGTCGGCTATGTCCCCGCCGTCAATCTGATCGCCAAGGCCGAAGCCCGCTTCTTCTCCATCAAGGACAATCTGCCGCCCTGGCAGATCTGGCAATGGCCGGCCAATGTGCGTTGGGACCGGATGTTCCAGTCCGTCTCCAGCGACCAGCCCTACGACACCACGGCCACCCCGTGA
- the acpS gene encoding holo-ACP synthase, with protein MIIGLGSDLCQIGRVEHTLERFGERFTHRCFTEIERRKSDRRAMRAASYAKRFAAKEACSKALGTGLNFGVYWRDMGVVNLPSGKPTMHLTNGAAKALARLVPPGHVPHIHLTITDDAGLAQAFVIIEALPIDHAVTNA; from the coding sequence ATGATCATCGGGCTGGGCTCCGACCTCTGCCAGATCGGCCGCGTCGAACACACGCTCGAGCGGTTCGGCGAGCGCTTCACTCATCGCTGCTTCACCGAGATCGAGCGCCGCAAATCGGACCGCCGCGCCATGCGCGCTGCCTCATACGCTAAGCGTTTCGCTGCCAAGGAAGCCTGCTCCAAGGCGCTCGGCACCGGCCTCAATTTCGGCGTTTATTGGCGCGACATGGGCGTGGTGAACCTGCCATCGGGCAAACCGACCATGCATCTGACCAATGGGGCCGCCAAGGCACTGGCCCGGCTTGTCCCGCCCGGTCACGTTCCCCACATTCACCTGACCATCACCGATGACGCCGGGCTTGCTCAAGCCTTCGTCATCATCGAGGCGCTGCCAATTGACCACGCGGTCACAAACGCCTAA
- a CDS encoding RelA/SpoT family protein, producing the protein MMRQYELVERVQAYNPNADENLLNKAYVYAMQKHGSQKRASGDPYFNHPLEVAAILTELKLDDASIAVGLLHDTIEDTDATRAEIDQLFGSEIGAIVDGLTKIDRLNLVSREEAQAENLRKLLLAISQDVRVLLVKLADRLHNMRTLQYMPPEKRTRIAQETMDIYAPLAGRMGMQDMRNELEDISFKILQPDHYTAITERLNEMQAEYRETISTISTELSERLAAEGITARVKARVKSPYSIFSKIERKSIALEQLSDMIGFRVIVNSIEECYHTVGVVHTKWKVVPGRFKDYISVPKHNDYQSIHTTIVGPGRQRAELQIRTEEMDRIAEFGIAAHALYKDGASADMGRIEIESQAYGSLRQTIGHLTQGLSTEDFVEYTKLELFQDQVFCFTPRGRLIALPRGATPIDFAYALHTDIGDTCVGAKINGAILPLVTQLRSGDEVEIIRDQNHMPPSNWIGIAATGKARAAIRRAVRHAAAQRAFALGEHVLKMMLEREGVMLDDSEAKALAEALGSPSKRDLLIAVGEGKVGSEPLAAELARIKGLRKRRRKLDLPVADTADGWFALRATDLFRFRVPGGQRSGTRAKAALAQLDFHMPVTISGEGVVPGDRLVGILQPDAPMLVYPIHSDALIDLHDSDVAWVDVRWNLSGKEDLYPTVISMESVNRPGSLAQISSAIAACDANINNLVMRMISPDFHQMIFEIEVRDLAQLTDVLATLKRSPGLSSVQRAGMREASMISTLEWDGNIDRRNDDD; encoded by the coding sequence ATGATGCGTCAGTACGAGCTTGTCGAACGCGTTCAGGCCTATAACCCGAACGCCGACGAGAATTTGTTGAACAAGGCCTATGTGTACGCCATGCAGAAGCATGGCTCGCAAAAGCGCGCGTCCGGCGACCCCTATTTCAATCATCCCCTCGAAGTCGCCGCCATCCTGACCGAGCTCAAGCTCGATGATGCCTCCATCGCCGTGGGCCTTCTGCACGACACGATCGAGGATACCGACGCCACCCGCGCCGAGATCGATCAGCTGTTCGGCTCGGAAATCGGCGCCATTGTCGATGGCCTGACCAAGATTGACCGCCTCAATCTGGTCTCGCGCGAGGAAGCTCAGGCCGAAAATCTGCGCAAGCTGCTGCTCGCCATCAGCCAGGACGTGCGCGTCCTGCTCGTCAAGCTGGCCGATCGCCTGCACAATATGCGCACCCTGCAATACATGCCGCCCGAAAAGCGCACCCGTATTGCCCAGGAAACCATGGATATCTATGCCCCGCTCGCCGGCCGCATGGGTATGCAGGACATGCGCAACGAGCTGGAAGATATCTCCTTCAAGATTCTCCAGCCCGACCACTACACCGCCATTACCGAGCGTCTCAACGAGATGCAGGCCGAATATCGCGAGACGATTTCGACCATTTCAACCGAGCTGAGTGAGCGCCTAGCCGCCGAGGGCATCACTGCCCGCGTCAAGGCGCGCGTCAAATCGCCTTACTCGATCTTCTCCAAGATCGAACGCAAGTCGATTGCGCTGGAACAGCTCTCCGACATGATCGGTTTCCGCGTCATCGTGAACTCGATCGAGGAGTGCTACCACACGGTGGGCGTGGTCCACACCAAGTGGAAAGTCGTGCCCGGACGCTTCAAGGACTATATCTCGGTCCCCAAGCACAACGATTACCAATCCATCCACACCACCATTGTCGGCCCCGGTCGCCAGCGTGCGGAGCTGCAGATCCGCACCGAGGAAATGGACCGCATCGCCGAATTCGGCATCGCGGCCCACGCCCTCTATAAGGATGGCGCTTCGGCCGATATGGGCCGCATCGAGATCGAGTCGCAGGCCTATGGCTCGCTCCGCCAGACCATCGGCCACCTGACTCAGGGCCTCTCGACCGAAGATTTCGTCGAATATACCAAGCTCGAACTGTTCCAGGACCAGGTGTTCTGCTTCACCCCGCGCGGGCGTCTCATTGCCCTGCCGCGTGGCGCAACGCCGATCGACTTCGCCTATGCGCTGCATACCGACATTGGCGATACCTGTGTCGGCGCCAAGATCAACGGCGCCATCCTGCCGCTGGTCACCCAGCTGCGCAGCGGCGACGAAGTCGAGATCATCCGCGACCAGAACCACATGCCGCCATCCAACTGGATCGGCATCGCCGCAACCGGCAAGGCTCGTGCCGCCATTCGCCGCGCCGTGCGGCACGCCGCCGCCCAGCGCGCCTTTGCCCTGGGCGAGCACGTCCTCAAGATGATGCTCGAGCGCGAAGGCGTCATGCTCGACGACAGCGAAGCCAAGGCGCTGGCCGAGGCCTTGGGTTCCCCGTCCAAGCGCGATCTGCTGATCGCCGTCGGCGAAGGCAAGGTCGGCTCCGAACCGCTGGCGGCCGAACTTGCCCGCATCAAGGGCCTGCGCAAACGCCGCCGCAAGCTCGATCTGCCCGTAGCCGACACCGCCGACGGCTGGTTCGCCCTGCGCGCCACCGATCTGTTTCGCTTCCGCGTGCCGGGCGGTCAGCGCTCCGGCACCCGCGCCAAGGCGGCGCTCGCCCAGCTCGACTTCCACATGCCCGTCACCATTTCGGGGGAGGGGGTCGTACCCGGCGATCGCCTTGTGGGCATTCTGCAGCCCGACGCGCCCATGCTGGTCTATCCCATCCATTCCGATGCGCTGATCGATCTGCATGACAGCGACGTCGCCTGGGTCGATGTGCGCTGGAATCTATCTGGCAAGGAAGATCTCTATCCCACCGTGATTTCGATGGAATCGGTCAATCGTCCGGGCTCACTCGCGCAGATTTCTTCGGCTATCGCCGCTTGCGACGCCAATATCAACAATCTGGTGATGCGGATGATTTCGCCTGATTTTCACCAGATGATCTTCGAAATCGAAGTCCGCGACCTTGCGCAACTGACCGATGTTCTGGCAACGCTCAAGCGCAGTCCGGGCCTTTCCTCCGTCCAGCGCGCGGGCATGCGGGAAGCGTCAATGATTTCGACGCTGGAATGGGACGGCAATATCGACCGGAGAAATGACGATGACTAA
- the rpoZ gene encoding DNA-directed RNA polymerase subunit omega — MARVTVEDCIEKIENRFDLVLMAAHRARMISSGAQITVSRDNDKNPVVALREIGDGAISPEDLREDLIHSLQKYVEVDEPEQHAAPLIESANGDDSINFDTISEEELLRGIESLAPPERRDD; from the coding sequence GTGGCCCGCGTCACCGTTGAAGACTGCATTGAAAAGATCGAGAACCGCTTCGATCTCGTCCTCATGGCTGCGCATCGTGCGCGCATGATTTCCTCCGGCGCTCAGATCACCGTATCCCGTGATAACGACAAAAATCCGGTCGTTGCCCTGCGTGAAATCGGTGACGGCGCCATTTCGCCGGAAGACCTGCGCGAAGACCTGATCCATTCGCTGCAGAAATATGTCGAAGTCGACGAGCCCGAGCAGCATGCTGCTCCGCTGATCGAAAGCGCCAATGGCGACGACTCGATCAATTTCGACACCATCAGCGAAGAAGAATTGCTGCGCGGTATCGAAAGCCTCGCGCCGCCGGAACGCCGCGACGATTGA
- a CDS encoding LabA-like NYN domain-containing protein — protein sequence MPIDPREKIVLFIDGANLYATSKAIGVDIDYRRLLTEFSGKAYLLRANYYTALVEDQEYSSIRPLIDWLDYNGFTVVTKPAKEFTDAAGRRKIKGNMDIELCVDALELAPYYDHMVLFSGDGDFTALVASLQRKGKRVTVVSTLTTSTPMIADDLRRQADFFIDVADLAKSVGRPPSTRPVVAPAAVPVVDDETDPD from the coding sequence ATGCCCATTGATCCGCGCGAAAAAATTGTACTATTCATCGATGGCGCTAATCTCTACGCGACGTCCAAGGCCATCGGCGTGGATATCGACTATCGGCGATTGCTGACCGAGTTCAGCGGCAAGGCCTATTTACTGCGCGCCAATTATTACACCGCGCTGGTGGAGGATCAGGAATATTCCTCGATCCGGCCGCTGATCGACTGGCTGGACTATAATGGCTTCACCGTGGTGACGAAGCCCGCCAAGGAATTCACCGACGCAGCAGGCCGCCGCAAGATCAAGGGCAATATGGATATCGAGCTCTGCGTCGATGCGCTGGAGCTGGCTCCCTATTATGACCACATGGTGCTGTTTTCGGGTGATGGCGACTTCACCGCGCTGGTGGCGTCCCTGCAGCGCAAGGGCAAGCGAGTGACGGTGGTGTCGACGCTGACCACCTCGACACCGATGATTGCCGATGATTTGCGCCGGCAAGCGGACTTTTTCATCGATGTGGCAGATTTGGCCAAAAGCGTGGGACGCCCGCCAAGCACGCGGCCGGTGGTTGCGCCAGCGGCCGTGCCGGTGGTGGATGACGAAACAGACCCGGATTAA
- a CDS encoding DUF1007 family protein: protein MRFHALSSGLALAALLLTPGWAFAHPHVFVDAETTIAFDNTGNVIAIEHRWSFDRAISAWQIQGLDTNGDGNISGDELSELTRDSMADLARREFYTYAGEGATDLHFEVGPDSRMSYVGGRTVLEFSLVPIQAYRIGKELEIAVYDPEYYVALGLDDIAAVTLRNAPAGCSASLRPARQLPPELADQLNALPAEVTELPPELGAVLRGMQGAILIRCEEGEALPPGGRSTDFDNAPPGLPFGRPAHQPVHPTP from the coding sequence TTGCGTTTTCATGCCCTTTCATCGGGCCTCGCCCTGGCGGCGTTGCTGCTCACTCCTGGATGGGCTTTTGCACATCCCCATGTCTTCGTGGATGCGGAGACGACGATTGCCTTCGACAATACCGGCAATGTCATCGCCATCGAGCATCGCTGGAGCTTCGATCGGGCAATCTCCGCCTGGCAGATTCAGGGCCTGGACACCAACGGCGACGGCAATATCAGCGGCGACGAGCTCTCGGAGCTGACGCGCGACAGCATGGCGGACCTGGCCCGGCGCGAATTCTACACCTATGCCGGGGAGGGGGCGACCGATCTGCATTTCGAGGTCGGCCCCGATAGCCGCATGTCCTATGTCGGCGGCCGGACCGTCCTCGAGTTCTCGCTCGTGCCGATCCAGGCCTATCGCATCGGCAAAGAGCTGGAGATAGCGGTCTACGATCCGGAATATTATGTCGCGCTCGGCCTGGACGACATTGCCGCGGTGACCTTGCGCAATGCCCCAGCCGGTTGCAGTGCGAGCCTGCGGCCCGCCAGGCAATTGCCTCCAGAGCTCGCCGATCAACTGAACGCTCTGCCCGCCGAAGTGACCGAACTGCCGCCCGAACTCGGCGCAGTACTGCGCGGCATGCAGGGCGCCATCCTCATTCGTTGCGAGGAGGGCGAAGCACTGCCCCCTGGTGGTCGATCCACCGACTTTGACAATGCACCGCCGGGCCTGCCGTTCGGCCGCCCGGCGCATCAGCCGGTGCATCCAACACCCTGA
- the smpB gene encoding SsrA-binding protein SmpB, with the protein MASKNDKSKNGVISHGLVAENRRARYDYEIIDTLEAGLVLTGTEVKSLRLGKAQITESYASPEKGELWLINAHIPEYLQANRFNHEEKRPRKLLVSRKQLAHLGQEVSRAGNSIVPLKLFFNDQGRAKVLIGLGKGKKNYDKRETERNRDWNRDKSRIMKEGGRG; encoded by the coding sequence ATGGCCAGCAAGAACGACAAATCCAAGAACGGCGTAATCAGCCACGGCCTCGTGGCTGAAAACCGCCGCGCGCGCTATGATTACGAGATCATCGACACTCTCGAGGCCGGCCTTGTGCTGACCGGCACCGAGGTTAAATCGCTGCGTCTGGGCAAAGCTCAGATCACTGAATCCTACGCCTCGCCCGAAAAGGGCGAACTGTGGCTGATCAACGCCCATATCCCCGAATATCTGCAGGCCAACCGCTTCAACCACGAAGAAAAGCGCCCGCGTAAACTTCTGGTGTCGCGCAAGCAACTGGCCCATCTCGGCCAGGAAGTCTCCCGCGCCGGCAATTCCATCGTGCCGCTCAAGCTGTTCTTCAACGATCAGGGCCGCGCCAAAGTGCTGATCGGCCTGGGCAAGGGCAAGAAGAACTACGACAAGCGCGAAACCGAGCGCAACCGCGACTGGAACCGCGACAAATCCCGCATCATGAAAGAGGGCGGGCGCGGCTAG
- the dapA gene encoding 4-hydroxy-tetrahydrodipicolinate synthase, protein MLRGSITALITPFVNGAVDEKAFSSFVDWQIAEGTHGLVPVGTTGESPTVSHEEHRRVVEICVEVANKRVPVVAGAGSNSTAEAVSLARFAEETGADAVLSVVPYYNKPNQEGLFQHFSAVASAVGIPVILYSVPGRTTVDLTVDTIARLAEAHSNIIGVKDATANMERASLQRAKLGKDFILLSGDDSSALGFNAHGGHGCISVTANIAPRLCSQLQELSLAGDFKGALAIQDKLSYLHKDLFMEPNPAPAKYAANRLNLCANELRLPLLPISKPTQEAMDFALSHAGLI, encoded by the coding sequence ATGCTCAGAGGATCGATTACGGCACTCATCACTCCCTTCGTTAATGGGGCAGTGGACGAGAAAGCCTTCTCGAGCTTTGTCGATTGGCAGATCGCCGAGGGCACACACGGCCTGGTTCCGGTTGGCACCACGGGCGAAAGCCCCACGGTCAGCCACGAGGAACATCGCCGCGTCGTCGAAATCTGCGTCGAAGTCGCCAATAAGCGCGTTCCTGTGGTCGCCGGCGCGGGCTCCAACTCGACTGCTGAAGCCGTTTCGCTGGCCCGCTTCGCCGAAGAAACCGGCGCCGATGCCGTGCTCTCTGTTGTGCCGTATTATAACAAGCCCAACCAGGAAGGGCTGTTCCAGCACTTCTCGGCCGTGGCCAGTGCCGTGGGCATTCCGGTCATTCTCTACAGCGTCCCCGGCCGCACCACCGTCGACCTCACCGTCGACACCATCGCGCGCCTGGCAGAGGCGCATTCCAATATCATTGGCGTCAAGGACGCGACGGCCAATATGGAGCGCGCCAGCCTGCAGCGCGCCAAGCTCGGCAAGGATTTTATCCTGCTCTCCGGCGACGACAGCTCGGCATTGGGTTTCAACGCCCATGGCGGCCATGGCTGTATTTCGGTCACCGCCAATATTGCGCCGCGCCTCTGCTCGCAGCTGCAGGAACTCTCGCTCGCCGGCGATTTCAAGGGCGCCCTGGCCATTCAGGACAAGCTGTCTTACCTGCACAAGGACTTGTTCATGGAGCCCAATCCCGCGCCGGCAAAATATGCCGCCAACCGGCTCAACCTCTGTGCCAACGAGCTGCGCCTGCCGCTTTTGCCGATCAGCAAGCCAACGCAAGAAGCGATGGACTTTGCATTGAGCCATGCAGGTCTTATCTAA